In Gemmatimonadota bacterium, the genomic stretch ATGTGCGCGTACTTCTCGCGGCGAGTTTGTTGCACGACATCGGTCATTATCCCTTTTCGCATCTGCTCGAAGAAATGCAGATGTTTTTTATTGACCATGAAACGCGGGGGCGCTACATCATTGAAGATCCAAGCACAGAAATTCATGCCGCGCTTCTCAAAGTGGGTATTGATCCCCAGCGCGTTGCAAATGTCATCGATTACCAGCAACGCACCATTCCCGACCGCGATATGCGCCTTGCCCACATTCTCAGCGGTACGCTCGATCCCGACAAAATTGACTATCTTCTGCGCGACGCGCGCTACTGCGGTGTCCCATTTGGCGAGAGCGTGAATAGAGACCGCCTCCTATCCTCAATTACATACCATCACGCGACACAGCGACCAGCCATCACTTACAAAGGCGTATCTGCGGCTGAAGCACTCATCTTTACCAGTTATCTGATGTATCGCAATGTTTATTGGCACCACGCGGTTCGCTCAGCCAATGCCATGTTCAAGCGCGGGATACAGGACCTTTTGGCGCATCCCAACTGTTCGCTGACGGAAAATGATTTTGACCGCGCCACCGAATCTGACCTGCTTCACCGTCTCGAAAAAGAACACACCGAACTCGAGATCTCCTATCGAACCAGCCTGATTGGCCGTCTCAAAAGACGCAAACTCTTCAAAGTTGCGCGCATATTCTTTCCCCATGAATACGCGCGCAACCTCATAAATCTATTTCGTCGTCTCTATGACGCACCCGACCAGCGGCGGGAACTTGAGATGGCCTTTTGCACCCACCTTTCCTCAAAGCACAATCTCAACCTCTGCGGCGATGAAATACTCCTCGACATTCTCCAATTTGACAAAATTCCCGAAGTAGATCTCAAAGTTTTTTTTGACGCCCACATCCCCGTAGAAAAAACAGAACCCTTGAGCTTTGACGACCCGGAAGTTTCTTTGCTCAAAAATTATCTGATCGACAATTTTGAGGCACAGGCTAAAGTGGTGCGTATCTTCTGCGACGATATTCCCAATTTACGCCAGGCCGTGCGCGATGAAGCCTTCGCATTTCTGAAAAACTGGGGAACAGTCAGAGCTTGATAAAATGAGTAAAAAGTTATATATTGCTCACTTCTAAATGTAGATTTACTTTACCTGGATTTATTGAAAATTGAAAGTTCTATATTCTCCCTCAGCCATAGATAAGTCACTCTCACCTTTACCTGGATTTTTTGCATGAAAAAATATCTGACTTTAATGTTTATCTCCCACAATGAAGGTTATATCAAAGAATACCATCTCTCACGCCCCAAATTTATCGGCAGTATAAGTGCATTATGCCTACTCCTTTTTCTCTCACTCGGCTATGTAGCCACAATTGGCAAAAGGGAAAGACTCGCCGAACTCAAGGAGGAAAACACGGCACTCCAACGCGAATTTGTCTTAATTCAAGAAGAATTGGAAAACATGCGCCACAACATGGACCAGCTACAGGAAAAAGATCGCATCATGCGCGCCTGGGTTGACCTGTCCGAGCCGAGTGACGAAGTCCGTCAAATAGGTGTGGGAGGTGGAGATGCCATACTGCCAGAATGGGAAAATGCCGTCTCAGACGACGTCTCAGATCTTCTGACTTATAACCGCACCAATATGGATCAACTCTTGCGAGAAGCGCACTTTCTGAAAACCAGTTTTGATACGATTTTGACAGTA encodes the following:
- a CDS encoding HD domain-containing protein, with translation MIDLRFLEEGKAIRDPIWGYIHIPPDFLPIVDAEEFQRLRDISQLGHVLLVYPGARHSRFEHALGVFHIAGHFLKQLLKTQPPPDIDIDDVRVLLAASLLHDIGHYPFSHLLEEMQMFFIDHETRGRYIIEDPSTEIHAALLKVGIDPQRVANVIDYQQRTIPDRDMRLAHILSGTLDPDKIDYLLRDARYCGVPFGESVNRDRLLSSITYHHATQRPAITYKGVSAAEALIFTSYLMYRNVYWHHAVRSANAMFKRGIQDLLAHPNCSLTENDFDRATESDLLHRLEKEHTELEISYRTSLIGRLKRRKLFKVARIFFPHEYARNLINLFRRLYDAPDQRRELEMAFCTHLSSKHNLNLCGDEILLDILQFDKIPEVDLKVFFDAHIPVEKTEPLSFDDPEVSLLKNYLIDNFEAQAKVVRIFCDDIPNLRQAVRDEAFAFLKNWGTVRA
- a CDS encoding peptidoglycan DD-metalloendopeptidase family protein codes for the protein MKKYLTLMFISHNEGYIKEYHLSRPKFIGSISALCLLLFLSLGYVATIGKRERLAELKEENTALQREFVLIQEELENMRHNMDQLQEKDRIMRAWVDLSEPSDEVRQIGVGGGDAILPEWENAVSDDVSDLLTYNRTNMDQLLREAHFLKTSFDTILTVLSKDIQMRQHIPSITPVRMKNPRISSGFGYRRDPFTGRRQFHFGIDYPGRRGTPIIAAADGKIDKINYNNRLGWYVIIDHGYGLQTLYGHLNGRPSGKQGDRVKRGEKIGEMGRTGRSTAPHLHYSVYKNGDPENPKHYIFDQKTRSLF